Proteins co-encoded in one Gleimia hominis genomic window:
- a CDS encoding HD domain-containing protein, with translation MSESKVQPKPPAWLPKSFQDAAVASGASADRAQITAEADRLLDKWNAPGRHFHNAKLLAKILSAFDTISECAHDPDLARLAIWYGGAFLTRSVHDDEARVQVRKSVCVREVVAGLRGLGVPEVDRVVQLVSYMFALRAPREDTDANALIDAQMSVLAAVPQEYKKYRAGARAECPAFSDFAFKVSRRRFVLNLLKRKTIFRSPNAGVWEDPARQNLEAELANLDAAIAKVDPDFTDEPAGGVVDDEEPTSGTLVIRRSVKKPPRQSPADRKSNENNESSGGALTSDSTLTSDRAFEKPANNRDGGGESGDTSKNKPEGAKMREADAGDQGASSLESEPDFLTPAPKPQVKRKTAKEQARESGKQQATEPTEGQARSEAAKEQARDSEVD, from the coding sequence TTGTCTGAATCAAAAGTGCAGCCCAAGCCGCCCGCATGGCTTCCAAAGTCGTTCCAAGACGCGGCGGTGGCAAGTGGCGCGAGTGCGGACCGTGCGCAGATAACAGCCGAAGCGGATCGTCTGTTAGATAAGTGGAATGCGCCGGGCCGGCATTTTCACAACGCCAAGTTGCTTGCGAAAATCCTGTCGGCCTTCGACACGATCAGTGAATGCGCGCACGATCCCGACTTGGCGCGGCTCGCGATCTGGTACGGGGGTGCGTTTTTAACCCGATCTGTTCACGACGATGAGGCGCGGGTCCAGGTGCGTAAATCCGTTTGCGTGCGCGAGGTCGTAGCTGGCCTCCGCGGCCTGGGGGTACCTGAGGTTGACCGGGTAGTTCAGCTGGTTTCATATATGTTTGCGCTGCGCGCCCCCCGCGAGGACACGGATGCGAACGCACTGATTGACGCGCAAATGTCGGTGCTGGCGGCAGTGCCTCAGGAATATAAGAAATACCGGGCAGGGGCGCGTGCGGAATGCCCGGCTTTTTCAGATTTTGCGTTTAAGGTGTCGCGCCGCCGGTTCGTGCTTAACCTGCTGAAACGCAAGACGATTTTCCGCTCCCCCAATGCGGGCGTGTGGGAGGATCCGGCGCGGCAGAATCTGGAGGCCGAGTTGGCGAATCTGGATGCGGCGATTGCGAAGGTGGATCCGGATTTTACTGATGAACCTGCGGGCGGCGTGGTTGATGATGAGGAACCCACTTCTGGTACGCTCGTGATTCGCCGCAGTGTTAAGAAACCGCCGCGGCAAAGCCCTGCAGACAGGAAAAGCAACGAAAACAATGAGTCTTCTGGTGGCGCTTTGACTAGCGACAGTACGCTTACCTCCGATCGGGCGTTTGAGAAGCCAGCGAATAACCGCGATGGCGGTGGGGAGTCTGGTGATACCTCAAAGAATAAACCTGAGGGCGCGAAAATGCGCGAGGCTGACGCGGGAGACCAGGGCGCATCGAGCCTCGAATCAGAACCGGACTTCTTGACGCCAGCTCCGAAACCGCAGGTGAAGCGGAAGACCGCTAAGGAACAAGCCCGGGAGTCAGGTAAGCAACAGGCCACTGAACCGACTGAAGGACAGGCACGCAGCGAGGCAGCTAAGGAGCAGGCTCGCGACTCAGAGGTGGACTAA
- a CDS encoding WXG100 family type VII secretion target — translation MAVFQVDSEEVARCSALVRSSVESVRSQVHALMGNLQALEASWQGAASNQFSSVVANWRATQAQVEASLDQIGSQMSVAAATYSDAEAQSLSLFAG, via the coding sequence ATGGCAGTTTTTCAAGTAGATTCCGAAGAAGTAGCACGCTGTTCCGCGTTGGTCCGCTCGTCCGTTGAGTCAGTGCGTTCCCAAGTGCATGCCCTGATGGGTAACTTGCAGGCGTTAGAGGCGTCTTGGCAGGGCGCGGCGTCTAACCAGTTCTCCTCTGTAGTGGCGAACTGGCGGGCAACCCAAGCGCAGGTTGAGGCCTCGTTGGATCAGATTGGTTCCCAGATGTCGGTTGCGGCCGCTACCTACTCGGACGCAGAGGCGCAGTCCTTGTCTTTGTTCGCTGGGTAG
- the groL gene encoding chaperonin GroEL (60 kDa chaperone family; promotes refolding of misfolded polypeptides especially under stressful conditions; forms two stacked rings of heptamers to form a barrel-shaped 14mer; ends can be capped by GroES; misfolded proteins enter the barrel where they are refolded when GroES binds), which yields MSKMIAFDEEARRAMERGLNTLADTVKVTLGPKGRNVVLEKKWGAPTITKDGVSVAKEIDLEEPYEKIGAELVKEVAKKTDDVAGDGTTTATVLAQALVNEGLRNVAAGANPVALKRGIDLAVEKVVEQLHKDGMDVETTDQIAATASISANDAEIGRLIAEAMDTVGREGVITVEETNSFETVLETTEGMRFDKGFLSPYFVTDADRQEAVLEDAYVLLVEGKISTVKDLLPLLEKVMQASKPLLIVADDIEGEALATLVVNKIRGLFKSVAVKAPGFGDRRKAMLQDMAILTGGQVISETVGLSLETADLDVLGKARKIVVTKDETTIVDGDGTKEAIDGRVSQIRQEIENSDSEYDKEKLQERLAKLAGGVAVIKSGAATEVELKERKHRIEDAVRNAKAAAEEGIIPGGGVALIHAASVLEELKLDGDEATGVNIVRVAVTEPLRQIAHNAGLEGGVVVDKVKHLPTGQGLNAATGEYEDMLKADIADPVKVTRSALQNAASIAGMFLTTEAIVADKPEPPAPAPAAGADEMGGMY from the coding sequence ATGTCAAAAATGATTGCTTTCGACGAGGAAGCACGCCGCGCCATGGAGCGCGGGCTGAACACCCTCGCCGACACCGTCAAGGTAACGCTCGGCCCCAAGGGGCGTAACGTAGTTCTCGAAAAGAAGTGGGGCGCCCCCACCATCACCAAGGACGGCGTTTCCGTAGCTAAAGAAATTGACCTGGAAGAGCCGTACGAGAAGATCGGTGCGGAACTCGTTAAAGAGGTCGCTAAGAAAACCGATGACGTAGCTGGTGACGGCACCACCACCGCAACCGTTCTCGCTCAGGCCCTAGTGAACGAAGGTCTACGCAACGTAGCTGCAGGTGCGAACCCGGTAGCGCTCAAGCGTGGTATCGACCTGGCGGTCGAAAAAGTTGTGGAGCAACTTCACAAAGACGGCATGGACGTAGAGACCACCGACCAGATCGCCGCTACCGCCTCCATTTCCGCTAACGACGCCGAAATCGGGCGCCTAATCGCAGAAGCCATGGACACGGTTGGTCGCGAAGGCGTTATCACGGTAGAAGAAACGAACTCCTTCGAAACCGTTCTCGAAACCACCGAAGGTATGCGTTTCGACAAGGGCTTCCTGTCCCCATACTTCGTAACGGACGCAGATCGTCAAGAGGCCGTGCTCGAAGATGCCTACGTGCTGCTGGTAGAAGGCAAGATCTCCACGGTTAAAGATCTGCTGCCGCTGCTAGAGAAGGTAATGCAGGCGTCCAAGCCACTGCTGATCGTGGCGGACGACATTGAAGGTGAAGCACTCGCCACCCTGGTGGTTAACAAGATCCGCGGCCTGTTCAAGTCCGTTGCGGTTAAGGCCCCTGGGTTCGGTGACCGCCGCAAGGCGATGCTGCAGGACATGGCGATCCTCACGGGCGGCCAGGTTATCTCTGAAACCGTTGGCCTGTCCCTAGAGACCGCGGACCTGGACGTGCTCGGTAAAGCCCGCAAGATTGTGGTGACCAAGGACGAGACCACCATTGTTGATGGCGATGGCACCAAGGAAGCGATTGACGGGCGCGTATCCCAGATCCGCCAGGAGATCGAGAACTCCGACTCTGAGTACGACAAAGAGAAACTGCAGGAGCGTCTGGCGAAGCTCGCTGGTGGGGTAGCGGTAATCAAGTCCGGTGCTGCCACCGAGGTGGAGCTGAAGGAACGCAAGCACCGCATTGAAGACGCGGTTCGGAACGCGAAGGCTGCTGCGGAAGAGGGCATCATCCCCGGTGGTGGTGTCGCTCTGATCCACGCGGCATCCGTGCTGGAAGAGCTGAAGCTCGACGGTGACGAGGCCACTGGTGTGAACATCGTGCGCGTAGCGGTAACTGAACCACTGCGCCAGATCGCGCACAACGCGGGCCTTGAAGGCGGCGTTGTAGTGGACAAGGTGAAGCACCTCCCCACCGGCCAGGGCCTGAACGCTGCTACCGGTGAGTACGAGGACATGCTGAAGGCTGACATTGCGGATCCGGTTAAGGTGACGCGTTCGGCACTGCAGAACGCAGCGTCGATTGCTGGCATGTTCCTGACCACTGAAGCGATTGTGGCGGACAAGCCGGAACCACCGGCCCCGGCACCTGCTGCGGGCGCTGACGAAATGGGTGGCATGTACTAA
- a CDS encoding LytR C-terminal domain-containing protein produces MSAHQYPEDEFDEAGKNVPMGAHRARPSQWKTVLPFLIVVIAVPLLAWAAAWYVTGSGPKKEAETPKPTVSQSASATPEASTSPKEENSPTPEPSEEQKPSEEPINKDFPVSVLNGTGRNGLAAQVSGKLSDDGFTQVSNGNASEWITEQTTIYYGKDYEEAAKHAGEVLGISNLQNNDRAVGNAGIIIILKGDYQG; encoded by the coding sequence ATGAGTGCTCATCAGTATCCAGAAGATGAATTTGACGAAGCGGGCAAGAACGTCCCCATGGGTGCACACCGCGCGCGTCCATCGCAGTGGAAAACAGTTCTGCCGTTCCTAATTGTCGTAATCGCAGTGCCCCTACTCGCGTGGGCAGCAGCGTGGTACGTAACTGGATCCGGGCCAAAAAAAGAAGCGGAAACACCGAAACCAACCGTGAGCCAATCCGCCTCCGCCACGCCTGAAGCGAGCACTAGCCCCAAGGAAGAAAACAGTCCCACTCCGGAGCCTTCCGAAGAGCAGAAACCCTCTGAAGAACCCATCAATAAAGACTTCCCAGTATCCGTACTGAACGGCACTGGGCGAAACGGGCTCGCCGCGCAAGTTAGCGGCAAACTCAGCGACGACGGTTTCACCCAGGTAAGTAACGGTAACGCGTCCGAATGGATTACGGAGCAGACCACCATTTACTACGGAAAAGACTACGAAGAAGCTGCCAAACATGCCGGTGAGGTACTGGGAATCTCTAACCTGCAGAACAACGACCGTGCGGTTGGAAACGCCGGAATCATCATCATCCTCAAAGGTGACTACCAAGGGTAG
- a CDS encoding uracil-DNA glycosylase, which produces MASVKPLSELIDPGWARVLAPVEPVIHRLGDMLREEVRAGNQYLPAGTDVLRAFTYPFEKVKVLLVGQDPYPTPGHAMGLSFSVNPGVALPRSLVNIYAELESDLGIAPAKTGDLTAWSQQGVCLLNRVLTVRAGAPGSHRNRGWEDVTEVAIRALVARERPLVAVLWGNDARKLKPLLGGVPCVESVHPSPLSARRGFFESRPFSKVNALLEEQGCDPVDWRLEK; this is translated from the coding sequence GTGGCTAGTGTGAAACCGTTGTCTGAGTTGATCGACCCGGGTTGGGCTCGTGTTTTAGCGCCGGTTGAGCCGGTCATTCACCGGTTGGGCGATATGTTGCGTGAGGAAGTGCGTGCTGGTAACCAGTATCTTCCTGCAGGGACGGATGTGTTGCGCGCGTTCACGTATCCGTTTGAGAAGGTGAAGGTGCTGCTGGTTGGGCAGGATCCTTATCCGACGCCGGGCCATGCGATGGGCTTGTCGTTTTCTGTTAACCCGGGGGTGGCTTTGCCGCGCTCGCTGGTTAATATTTACGCGGAGTTGGAGTCGGATTTGGGGATTGCGCCGGCGAAAACTGGGGATTTAACAGCGTGGTCGCAGCAGGGCGTTTGCTTGTTGAACCGGGTGTTGACGGTGCGGGCGGGGGCGCCGGGTTCGCATCGGAATCGTGGTTGGGAGGATGTGACTGAGGTTGCTATCCGCGCTTTAGTTGCGCGTGAGCGGCCTTTGGTAGCGGTTTTGTGGGGGAATGATGCGCGTAAGTTGAAACCGTTGCTGGGTGGGGTGCCGTGTGTTGAGTCGGTGCACCCTTCTCCCCTTTCGGCGCGTCGCGGATTTTTTGAGTCCCGCCCATTTTCTAAGGTGAATGCGTTGCTTGAGGAGCAGGGCTGTGATCCGGTTGATTGGCGTTTAGAGAAGTAG
- a CDS encoding SGNH/GDSL hydrolase family protein produces MSNSPLDADAVASGVGRWARYVAIGDSLSEGLWDHYADGSLRGWTDRLAQKLSARRLDAGLPALEYANLAIRGKKIRPILSDQLPEALRMGADLVSITAGGNDVLRPKVNVTELVNRLELAIVRAREAGADVLLVASADPKGSPLLELTRGRVAAFNCAIWSLARRHGCSVVDMWGLRGLKRWSAWSEDRLHMSPQGHELAAEAALVGLGLEPDDPSFDGPRTPSSSNPLSNPAAGVSGMGPGRRPSDRVWLRKHAIPWAQRHLKGRSSGDGRSAKRPDLEQIYP; encoded by the coding sequence TTGAGCAATTCACCACTAGATGCGGATGCGGTTGCGTCCGGTGTGGGTCGTTGGGCTCGGTATGTGGCGATTGGGGATTCTCTTTCTGAGGGCCTGTGGGATCACTACGCTGATGGCTCGCTGCGTGGGTGGACGGATCGGTTGGCGCAGAAGCTTTCAGCTCGTCGTTTAGATGCTGGGTTGCCGGCGTTGGAGTATGCGAATTTGGCGATTCGGGGAAAGAAGATTCGCCCGATTCTTAGCGACCAGTTGCCTGAGGCGTTGCGGATGGGTGCAGACCTGGTTTCGATTACAGCGGGTGGTAATGATGTGTTGCGTCCTAAGGTTAATGTGACGGAGTTGGTTAACCGTTTGGAGCTGGCGATTGTGCGTGCACGTGAGGCAGGTGCGGACGTGTTGCTGGTTGCGAGTGCGGATCCAAAGGGTTCACCGTTGTTGGAGCTTACGCGCGGCCGGGTGGCTGCGTTTAATTGCGCGATTTGGAGTTTGGCGCGGCGGCATGGTTGCAGTGTGGTGGACATGTGGGGTTTGCGTGGTTTGAAGCGTTGGTCCGCTTGGAGTGAGGACCGTCTTCATATGAGTCCGCAGGGCCATGAGTTAGCTGCGGAGGCTGCGCTTGTTGGGCTGGGGTTGGAACCGGATGACCCTAGTTTCGATGGGCCGAGGACCCCGTCTTCTTCTAATCCGCTTTCGAATCCTGCGGCTGGGGTGTCTGGGATGGGCCCGGGGCGGCGGCCTTCGGACCGGGTTTGGTTGCGTAAGCATGCGATCCCGTGGGCGCAGCGGCATTTGAAGGGGCGTTCTTCTGGGGATGGTCGGAGCGCAAAACGCCCTGATTTAGAACAGATCTACCCGTAA
- a CDS encoding NAD-dependent succinate-semialdehyde dehydrogenase, with amino-acid sequence MTVNVKELINRVPTGLLINNEWVDAKNNETYEVTNPATGEVLAELASAGADDARAALDAACEAQTDWARTSPRERADILRRAFELVHERGEEFAALMTLEMGKPLSEAQGEVTYGAEFLRWFSEETTRLYGRTATLPEGALRMVTRRKPVGPCLLITPWNFPLAMATRKVGPAVAAGCTMVLKPAKLTPLTAQYFAQTMLDAGLPKGVLNVVSGKSASAISTPLMADRRLRKVSFTGSTAVGRTLLKAAADNVLRTSMELGGNAPFIVFEDADIDQAVAGAMGAKMRNIGEACTAANRFLIHESVADEFTAKLVSAIKALKVGDGMEEGVTCGPLITSDAVENMEALVKDAVDHGGKVLVGGSRVDGAGNFFEPTVLRGMDRGARVFQEEIFGPLSPIFTFKTESEVVAAANDMEYGLASYVYTENSDRMWRLADALEYGLMGYNAGVISNAAAPFGGVKQSGLGREGAAEGIEEYTSVQYIGVRDPYAGQ; translated from the coding sequence ATGACGGTCAACGTTAAAGAACTAATCAATCGTGTGCCAACCGGCCTGTTAATCAATAATGAGTGGGTCGATGCGAAAAATAATGAAACTTACGAGGTGACTAATCCTGCTACCGGTGAGGTCCTTGCCGAGCTGGCTTCTGCGGGTGCAGACGATGCGCGCGCAGCCTTAGATGCCGCGTGTGAGGCGCAAACTGACTGGGCTCGCACCTCCCCGCGTGAACGCGCTGACATTTTGCGCCGCGCATTTGAGTTAGTGCATGAACGCGGTGAGGAATTCGCTGCCCTCATGACCCTAGAAATGGGGAAACCACTTTCGGAGGCGCAAGGGGAGGTTACGTACGGCGCGGAGTTTTTGCGTTGGTTCAGTGAAGAGACCACGCGTTTATACGGGCGCACGGCCACTTTGCCTGAGGGCGCGTTGCGGATGGTGACGCGGCGTAAACCCGTGGGCCCATGCTTGCTGATTACCCCGTGGAACTTCCCGCTTGCGATGGCTACCCGCAAGGTAGGGCCCGCAGTTGCCGCGGGATGCACGATGGTTTTGAAACCCGCGAAGCTAACGCCACTGACCGCCCAGTATTTTGCGCAAACTATGCTGGACGCGGGCCTGCCGAAAGGCGTGCTGAACGTAGTTTCCGGTAAAAGCGCGTCTGCGATCTCCACGCCTTTGATGGCAGACAGGCGACTGCGGAAAGTGTCATTCACCGGGTCCACTGCCGTGGGCCGCACCTTACTTAAAGCCGCTGCCGACAACGTTTTACGCACGTCCATGGAACTGGGTGGGAACGCTCCGTTCATAGTTTTTGAAGACGCGGATATTGACCAGGCTGTTGCTGGTGCGATGGGTGCGAAAATGCGTAACATCGGGGAGGCCTGCACGGCCGCGAACCGGTTCCTGATTCACGAGTCAGTCGCAGATGAGTTCACTGCGAAACTCGTGAGCGCCATCAAAGCCCTGAAGGTTGGCGACGGCATGGAAGAAGGGGTGACGTGCGGGCCACTCATCACCTCAGACGCCGTAGAAAACATGGAGGCCTTAGTGAAAGACGCGGTCGATCACGGCGGGAAAGTACTGGTAGGTGGCAGCCGAGTAGATGGTGCAGGAAACTTCTTTGAACCCACCGTGTTGCGCGGCATGGACCGGGGCGCACGCGTGTTCCAAGAGGAAATTTTTGGCCCCCTGTCCCCCATTTTCACGTTCAAAACAGAGTCAGAGGTAGTGGCTGCCGCTAACGACATGGAGTACGGTTTAGCCTCATATGTCTATACGGAAAACAGCGACCGCATGTGGCGGTTGGCGGACGCCCTGGAGTACGGGTTGATGGGCTACAACGCGGGCGTGATTTCGAACGCAGCCGCCCCATTTGGTGGGGTGAAGCAATCGGGTTTGGGCCGCGAAGGCGCAGCGGAAGGAATCGAAGAGTACACGTCCGTGCAGTACATCGGGGTGCGCGACCCCTACGCAGGCCAGTAG
- a CDS encoding ExeM/NucH family extracellular endonuclease — translation MHLLRPLTALPLAASLVFAFYSPLAVAADPSETPDPTSETLLISDIQTAPKDYEDKQVTTSGVVTAVLEGRGGFTIQMPTSAVPSGYGNSQAVFVKVSADGADKAAAVANVEVGDAVTVTGQVDVPGGLTTLMANNVETTASDQSKQVNVMQVPAPKTDAEAQKLQSMAIAPKGKFRLADSFPLTSVGQLILTDGDKPPVQPTQMGRPGSQQAKAQAEYNAAHRVVIDDGSDAVFDSNNDQAEVTPPKHLPFMADGAQAGPTLGAEVSFKTPAIVTRADKQWVLDPTESNPAADEFVSFTKVSEAEPADVGGNLKVATFNVLNYFTSLGVDATDTDGDGKPLCWPTMNQWDQSVPVAGNWDCPRRGAWDKAGLKRQEDKIVAAINTLGRQGAAVIALQEIENDPLFQDNPNQSLKQLVNALNKADSAQGWNYVPTPKETPKYGAKDMIRQAFIYKPAQVSLVGKAKYLDDAAYQSAADARAPIAQVFEHKVTKRRVLVINNHLTYKGGTVVGEDNKNPGDTQGPAYDTGRNNGDRTRQAKALAGFAQREQASSKADFTLLVGDFNAYSGEDPIQVLKDSGYADLMNTAEHASKRSMTDWAEYTYSYGGMLGSLDHIMVSKTGMDFYAGHDIWTANAYESQAREYSRYMATGTDYYRPNVFRASDHNSAIIGFNLSKKAAAGNTDAPSTGNPDKPGSQDPNQPGSTGQSGSGSQSGNKPEGGNASGNHAGGHANNGRQIAKTGTDVAAAIALSLLTVVAGVGLYVLKRRKH, via the coding sequence ATGCATTTGCTTAGACCACTTACCGCGTTGCCACTGGCGGCGTCGCTTGTTTTTGCGTTTTACAGCCCGCTCGCCGTTGCAGCTGACCCTTCTGAAACACCCGATCCGACTTCTGAAACACTACTAATTAGTGACATTCAGACCGCTCCGAAAGATTACGAGGACAAACAGGTCACCACTAGCGGTGTCGTCACTGCCGTCTTGGAAGGCCGCGGTGGGTTCACCATTCAGATGCCCACCAGTGCGGTGCCAAGCGGATACGGGAACTCGCAGGCAGTGTTCGTCAAAGTCAGCGCCGATGGGGCAGATAAAGCAGCCGCTGTGGCAAACGTGGAGGTTGGTGACGCAGTTACGGTTACCGGGCAGGTGGATGTTCCGGGTGGCCTCACTACCCTCATGGCAAATAATGTGGAAACCACTGCAAGTGACCAAAGTAAACAGGTTAACGTCATGCAGGTGCCAGCGCCTAAAACGGATGCGGAAGCGCAGAAGCTGCAGAGCATGGCAATTGCCCCCAAGGGAAAGTTCCGGCTGGCGGATTCCTTCCCGTTAACGAGCGTTGGGCAGCTGATTTTAACGGATGGTGATAAGCCACCGGTGCAGCCCACCCAGATGGGGCGGCCTGGTTCGCAGCAGGCAAAAGCACAGGCAGAGTACAATGCGGCGCACCGCGTGGTTATTGACGATGGTAGCGATGCCGTGTTCGATTCGAATAATGACCAGGCGGAAGTGACGCCTCCTAAACACCTTCCATTCATGGCTGACGGTGCGCAAGCAGGCCCCACGTTGGGAGCCGAAGTGAGCTTCAAAACCCCCGCGATCGTCACGCGCGCCGATAAACAGTGGGTGCTCGACCCCACTGAATCAAACCCCGCGGCAGATGAGTTTGTTAGTTTCACAAAGGTTTCGGAAGCCGAGCCCGCTGACGTGGGTGGCAACTTGAAGGTAGCTACGTTCAACGTGTTGAACTACTTCACCAGCCTGGGTGTGGACGCAACTGACACGGATGGGGACGGCAAGCCTCTGTGTTGGCCCACGATGAACCAGTGGGATCAGTCGGTTCCGGTGGCTGGGAACTGGGATTGCCCACGTCGGGGCGCGTGGGACAAAGCGGGGTTGAAACGTCAGGAAGACAAGATTGTGGCAGCGATCAACACGCTCGGCCGCCAGGGCGCAGCAGTGATTGCGCTACAAGAGATAGAGAACGACCCGCTTTTTCAAGACAACCCCAACCAGAGCCTCAAGCAGCTGGTGAATGCGCTTAACAAGGCGGATTCGGCCCAGGGGTGGAACTACGTGCCCACCCCGAAGGAAACCCCGAAATACGGGGCGAAAGATATGATTCGCCAGGCGTTCATTTACAAGCCTGCGCAAGTGAGTTTAGTTGGGAAAGCGAAGTATCTAGATGACGCGGCGTACCAGTCGGCTGCGGATGCGCGCGCTCCGATTGCTCAGGTTTTTGAGCATAAGGTGACGAAACGGCGGGTACTGGTGATTAATAACCACCTCACGTACAAGGGTGGAACCGTTGTGGGGGAAGACAATAAGAACCCCGGTGACACGCAGGGCCCGGCGTACGATACGGGTCGTAATAACGGGGACCGCACGCGTCAAGCGAAGGCACTGGCCGGGTTTGCGCAGCGGGAGCAGGCGAGTTCTAAAGCCGATTTCACGCTGCTGGTTGGTGACTTTAACGCGTATTCTGGGGAGGATCCCATCCAGGTCCTTAAAGACTCCGGGTATGCGGATCTGATGAACACTGCTGAACATGCTTCGAAGCGTTCGATGACTGATTGGGCGGAGTACACGTATTCGTATGGCGGCATGCTCGGTTCGCTAGACCACATTATGGTTTCGAAAACCGGGATGGATTTCTATGCTGGCCACGATATTTGGACTGCGAACGCGTATGAGAGTCAGGCGCGCGAATACTCGCGGTACATGGCAACCGGCACGGACTACTACCGGCCGAATGTTTTCCGTGCGTCGGACCACAACAGTGCGATCATTGGTTTCAACCTGAGTAAGAAGGCGGCTGCGGGGAATACGGATGCCCCTAGCACAGGTAACCCAGATAAACCAGGTTCGCAGGATCCTAACCAGCCCGGTTCTACTGGCCAGTCTGGTTCCGGGAGCCAGTCTGGTAATAAGCCTGAGGGCGGAAATGCGTCTGGAAACCATGCGGGTGGCCACGCGAACAATGGCAGGCAGATAGCGAAGACCGGTACGGACGTGGCAGCTGCGATTGCGCTAAGTCTGCTAACTGTAGTTGCTGGCGTTGGGCTCTACGTTTTGAAACGCCGCAAGCACTAA
- a CDS encoding MFS transporter, with product MTRSSQSKNPFQRNSYRYWFGAETLLAVSESATLAVTLLLIDITGSVGAAGRIASFLAIIELIATLVGGALGDLISRRTLITTTVRVGVVTNVSLCALAFFSSQLEKNQLAIYATVFFLTVSSVCIAMTGPALDGSLKELITAAEFPRAMSAAQARSSSISIASAPTTGLIYGINHSIPFALRAVCEALFLPLLRRIPDGLGPNSRPPRLKVRSVCMKLFTSYHAGLAYLLRDRLLRVIVLCTPLVNVMVFTGTAWATYYLRAEGHSPFHIGLVSASFAFGLVAGSALAPYLTDHVPSGWLAIGGLTWLACWFAALFTAHGNLLLMSVFAAVAMLFSPALNGALFGHVFSRTESGFQGRIFAIFSLASGLAAVVAPLLAAFAVERAIIGPLVAIVCALSATGILLLLATPEVRRLPTL from the coding sequence ATGACACGTTCTTCTCAGTCTAAGAATCCATTTCAGCGCAACTCATACCGGTATTGGTTCGGGGCCGAAACCCTACTGGCCGTCAGTGAAAGTGCCACGCTGGCAGTAACACTACTTCTCATTGACATCACTGGAAGTGTTGGTGCCGCTGGGCGGATTGCAAGCTTTCTAGCTATTATCGAACTAATTGCCACACTGGTAGGCGGAGCGCTAGGCGATCTTATCTCGCGCCGAACGCTCATCACAACTACTGTGCGAGTGGGAGTGGTGACGAATGTTTCTCTGTGCGCGCTAGCATTTTTCTCTTCTCAACTAGAAAAGAATCAGCTAGCAATATACGCCACAGTGTTTTTTCTTACCGTCTCATCCGTTTGCATTGCCATGACCGGCCCTGCTCTTGACGGGTCCTTAAAAGAACTAATTACAGCCGCAGAATTTCCACGCGCAATGAGTGCCGCACAGGCACGAAGCTCCTCTATTTCCATTGCTTCAGCACCGACCACCGGATTGATATACGGCATTAACCACTCGATTCCATTCGCGCTGCGAGCGGTGTGCGAAGCATTATTTTTACCACTCCTACGCCGCATCCCTGACGGCCTCGGACCCAACTCGCGTCCTCCACGACTCAAGGTGAGATCAGTTTGCATGAAGTTGTTTACCTCTTACCACGCAGGACTGGCCTACCTACTGCGCGATCGCCTTTTGAGAGTGATCGTATTATGCACCCCCCTTGTGAACGTAATGGTTTTTACAGGCACCGCTTGGGCCACATACTATCTTCGAGCTGAAGGACACTCACCTTTTCACATTGGTCTAGTCTCCGCTTCCTTTGCGTTCGGCCTTGTAGCGGGCAGTGCCCTTGCCCCCTACTTAACTGACCATGTTCCTTCGGGCTGGCTTGCAATTGGAGGGTTGACCTGGCTGGCGTGCTGGTTCGCTGCACTTTTCACTGCTCATGGGAATTTACTCTTGATGTCTGTCTTTGCAGCCGTCGCAATGTTGTTTTCACCCGCTTTAAACGGCGCACTTTTCGGCCACGTTTTCTCTCGTACCGAATCCGGTTTTCAGGGACGAATATTCGCCATTTTTTCACTTGCAAGCGGCCTCGCTGCCGTGGTTGCTCCACTGCTCGCCGCGTTCGCCGTGGAACGCGCCATTATCGGACCCCTCGTAGCAATCGTATGTGCACTATCCGCAACCGGGATTCTACTCTTACTTGCTACCCCAGAGGTTCGCCGCCTCCCTACTCTTTAA